The following proteins come from a genomic window of Gimesia chilikensis:
- the yegQ gene encoding tRNA 5-hydroxyuridine modification protein YegQ, with amino-acid sequence MSATKPELLSPAGTRKAMQYAYAFGADAVYAGQPRYSLRVRENEFNKLDVMADAVAEAHKLGKKFYIASNIAPHNLKVRSYLKNMEPVIDMQPDALIMSDPGLIMMVRERWPDVPIHLSVQANAVNYATVKFWQKFGLTRIILSRELSIKEVAEIQKECPDMELEVFVHGALCIAYSGRCLLSGYMNHRDSNQGNCTNACRWDYKVNEAVQTLEGDIVLKNPPPPREPQLPIVDQVFLLEEPQRPGEYMPAYEDEHGTYIMNSKDLRAVQHVKTFTDMGISSLKIEGRTKSFFYAARTAQVYRKAIDDAAAGVEFNYELMEMLDSLSNRGYTEGFFQRHASESMQNYEHGRSVASKQQFVGDIIDRDADGLIVDVKNKFGLNDELELMTPAGNTVFSLKSLLNQKSESVDVAPGSGHVVKIPFTENQLEESAGSMSDHDQQFALLMKSVGTPATASLT; translated from the coding sequence ATGTCTGCAACCAAACCTGAACTGCTTTCCCCAGCCGGAACCCGTAAAGCCATGCAGTACGCTTACGCCTTCGGGGCGGATGCCGTCTACGCGGGACAGCCCCGTTACAGTCTCCGTGTACGGGAAAACGAATTCAACAAACTGGATGTCATGGCGGATGCGGTCGCCGAAGCACACAAGCTGGGCAAAAAATTCTACATCGCCAGCAACATCGCCCCTCACAACCTCAAGGTCCGCAGTTACCTCAAAAATATGGAACCGGTCATCGACATGCAGCCCGATGCGTTGATCATGTCGGATCCGGGACTGATCATGATGGTCCGCGAACGCTGGCCCGATGTGCCGATCCATCTTTCAGTGCAGGCCAACGCAGTCAACTATGCCACCGTCAAGTTCTGGCAGAAATTTGGTCTGACCCGGATCATTCTGTCGCGGGAACTGTCCATCAAGGAGGTGGCTGAGATCCAGAAAGAATGCCCCGACATGGAGCTCGAAGTCTTCGTGCATGGCGCACTGTGTATTGCCTATTCCGGACGTTGCCTGCTATCAGGTTACATGAATCATCGCGATTCCAACCAGGGGAACTGCACCAACGCCTGTCGTTGGGACTATAAAGTCAATGAAGCCGTACAGACACTGGAAGGGGACATCGTGCTGAAGAATCCCCCGCCCCCACGTGAACCACAGTTGCCGATCGTGGACCAGGTTTTCCTGCTCGAAGAACCACAACGACCGGGAGAGTACATGCCCGCCTATGAAGACGAGCATGGCACCTACATCATGAACTCCAAAGATCTCCGCGCGGTACAGCATGTGAAGACCTTTACCGACATGGGCATCAGTTCGTTAAAAATTGAGGGACGAACCAAGTCCTTCTTTTATGCAGCCCGCACCGCACAGGTCTATCGTAAAGCCATCGACGATGCTGCAGCAGGGGTGGAGTTCAATTACGAACTGATGGAAATGCTCGACAGCCTGTCGAATCGCGGTTATACGGAAGGTTTCTTCCAAAGACATGCATCAGAGAGCATGCAGAATTACGAGCACGGTCGGTCGGTTGCCAGCAAGCAACAGTTTGTCGGCGATATCATCGACCGCGATGCAGACGGTCTGATTGTTGATGTCAAAAACAAGTTCGGGCTCAATGATGAACTCGAGCTGATGACTCCTGCAGGGAATACGGTCTTCTCACTGAAATCGCTACTGAACCAGAAATCAGAATCTGTGGACGTGGCGCCGGGCAGTGGGCACGTAGTGAAGATTCCCTTCACAGAGAATCAGCTTGAAGAGAGTGCAGGCTCGATGAGCGACCACGATCAACAGTTCGCACTGCTCATGAAATCGGTTGGGACGCCAGCGACGGCCTCACTCACCTAG
- a CDS encoding sialate O-acetylesterase encodes MLRSVCLALTLFSSLLLLNIDRATAKTYRVYFLGGQSNMDGYGYVKDLPKDLSDQVSGVMIFHANPAPDAVPVDGRGIWAPLKPGHGAGFKSDGTSNTYSNRFGVELTFARKIKELAPDEPVALIKISRGGTSIAIDAAGKFGCWDPDFNSGTGAGQGINQYDHFLAGMKRALQTRDIDQDGEPDTLVPAGIVWMQGESDAAYTEEIAKQYEANLKRLMDLIRATLLTDDLPVVIGRISDSGDNPEGKVWNYGEIVRDAQASFVKKDRHAALVTSTDGYGYSDRWHYNSAGYLDLGSKFAQALWKAPQD; translated from the coding sequence ATGCTGCGTTCTGTCTGTCTCGCGCTGACACTGTTTTCATCCCTGCTGTTGCTGAATATCGATCGGGCAACTGCGAAAACCTACCGGGTGTATTTCCTGGGAGGCCAGTCGAACATGGATGGATATGGCTATGTCAAAGATCTGCCGAAAGACTTGAGTGACCAGGTCTCCGGTGTGATGATCTTTCACGCGAACCCGGCACCAGATGCCGTCCCCGTCGATGGCCGCGGTATCTGGGCTCCACTGAAACCCGGTCATGGAGCCGGTTTCAAGTCGGATGGAACTTCGAATACATATTCTAATCGATTCGGAGTGGAGCTGACGTTCGCCCGCAAGATTAAGGAACTGGCCCCCGATGAACCGGTGGCACTGATCAAGATCTCGCGTGGTGGCACCTCAATCGCCATCGATGCCGCCGGCAAATTCGGTTGTTGGGACCCAGATTTTAACAGTGGAACCGGTGCAGGGCAGGGAATCAACCAGTACGACCACTTTCTGGCAGGCATGAAACGAGCCTTACAGACACGTGATATCGATCAGGACGGAGAGCCAGATACGCTGGTGCCGGCTGGAATTGTCTGGATGCAGGGAGAAAGTGATGCTGCCTACACGGAAGAGATTGCCAAGCAGTATGAAGCCAACCTCAAGCGACTGATGGACTTAATACGCGCAACACTACTGACAGATGACCTGCCCGTTGTGATTGGACGTATTTCTGATTCCGGAGATAATCCGGAGGGAAAGGTCTGGAATTATGGTGAAATTGTACGCGATGCCCAGGCGTCGTTCGTCAAAAAAGACAGACATGCGGCCCTGGTAACCAGTACAGACGGATATGGTTATTCGGATCGTTGGCACTATAATTCAGCAGGTTATCTGGATTTAGGCAGTAAATTTGCCCAGGCCCTATGGAAAGCCCCCCAGGATTAG
- a CDS encoding BON domain-containing protein: MLQTQICQGQVQTLSTSGGSQSSRGGNQSLGGSTSGLGGSSGTAQTPLNNLQTPLSSGMGTPQNLNSQNNFIGRSDAAQNAFIGRNNAQSATGGAPGQNRNFNRATGGGSQNSLNQRNAGQTGPRVPEFRPQLRVAFTAPAIPVSNVSTSIGNSFDQLRTRNDKLSGVQFQVNADHSVTLRGEVDSAGTRKLVEFLAMLEPGVRKINNELTVKGQK, from the coding sequence ATGCTCCAGACACAAATCTGTCAGGGGCAGGTGCAGACGCTTTCTACCAGTGGTGGCTCACAATCATCACGGGGGGGGAATCAATCTTTGGGAGGATCCACATCCGGGTTGGGGGGAAGTTCAGGGACAGCACAGACTCCTCTGAACAATCTGCAGACACCGCTCTCATCTGGAATGGGAACGCCACAAAATCTTAACTCTCAGAACAATTTTATTGGCCGCTCTGATGCTGCGCAGAATGCATTTATTGGTCGCAATAATGCCCAGTCTGCGACCGGCGGTGCTCCCGGACAGAATCGGAATTTCAATCGTGCGACGGGGGGAGGCTCGCAAAACAGTCTGAATCAGCGGAATGCAGGGCAGACGGGGCCCAGGGTCCCTGAGTTCCGACCCCAGTTACGAGTCGCATTTACGGCGCCGGCGATTCCTGTGAGTAACGTCTCCACATCAATCGGGAATTCCTTCGATCAACTGCGAACTCGAAATGACAAATTGAGTGGCGTGCAGTTTCAGGTCAACGCCGATCACAGTGTGACACTGCGTGGTGAGGTCGACTCAGCAGGAACTCGGAAGCTGGTCGAATTCCTGGCGATGCTTGAGCCGGGGGTGCGCAAGATCAACAACGAACTGACTGTTAAAGGTCAGAAGTAA